The following proteins are encoded in a genomic region of Haloarcula marina:
- a CDS encoding MFS transporter, whose product MSTRRERTLLAGVVFVVLLAQVLLYPGVDTLVRALGAETDLDASMWFLAAEFAAFVAFAGVWGAVSDATGRRVPYIVAGGVAGAVLYAALAWLPVAVDVSFGTVLLVRALQGAATIAAFSLSMTMLMDLDGGHGKNMGAAGIAIGSGTALGAPLGGQLYGVSPTLPLYVASALLLVVALLATLVTDRAPTDDEGRLRAAVTHLRETPNLTIPYAFGFIDRLTAGFFALVGTLYFRDAFELSPAETGLMLALFFAPFALLQYPFGVLSDSIGRTLPIAAGSSLYGLAVVGVGLAPTVETAAAGMVVVGVIGALMAPATMALVTDLAGETGRGTAMAGFNAFGSVGFLAGILVGGFVAGEVGFLAAFVVAGGAELLCAIVALPGLVGIEQTRRQAPRTSSASEE is encoded by the coding sequence GTGAGCACGCGCCGAGAGCGAACCCTCCTCGCGGGCGTCGTCTTCGTCGTCCTGCTGGCGCAGGTGTTGCTGTACCCCGGCGTCGACACGCTCGTCCGAGCGCTGGGGGCCGAGACGGACCTCGACGCGAGCATGTGGTTTCTCGCCGCCGAGTTCGCCGCCTTCGTCGCCTTCGCGGGCGTTTGGGGCGCGGTGAGCGACGCGACCGGTCGCCGCGTGCCGTACATCGTCGCTGGCGGTGTGGCCGGGGCCGTCCTCTACGCCGCGCTGGCGTGGCTTCCGGTGGCCGTCGACGTGTCGTTCGGGACGGTCCTGCTCGTCCGCGCGCTACAGGGCGCGGCGACCATCGCCGCGTTCTCGCTGTCGATGACGATGCTGATGGACTTAGACGGCGGTCACGGGAAGAACATGGGCGCGGCCGGTATCGCCATCGGGTCGGGGACGGCGCTGGGCGCGCCGCTGGGCGGCCAACTGTACGGCGTCTCGCCGACGCTTCCGCTGTACGTCGCGAGCGCGCTCTTGCTCGTCGTCGCCCTCTTGGCGACGCTGGTGACCGACCGCGCGCCGACCGACGACGAGGGCCGACTCCGCGCGGCCGTCACCCACCTCCGAGAGACGCCGAACCTGACGATTCCGTACGCCTTCGGCTTCATCGACCGCCTGACGGCTGGCTTCTTCGCGCTCGTCGGGACGCTGTACTTCCGCGACGCGTTCGAACTCTCGCCCGCGGAGACGGGGCTGATGCTCGCGCTGTTTTTCGCGCCCTTTGCCCTCCTCCAGTACCCCTTCGGCGTCCTCTCGGACAGCATCGGGCGGACGCTCCCCATCGCCGCCGGGTCGTCGCTGTACGGCCTCGCCGTCGTCGGCGTCGGCCTCGCCCCGACCGTCGAGACGGCGGCGGCGGGGATGGTCGTCGTCGGCGTCATCGGCGCGTTGATGGCCCCGGCCACGATGGCACTCGTGACCGACTTGGCTGGTGAGACGGGTCGCGGGACGGCGATGGCCGGGTTCAACGCCTTCGGGAGCGTCGGCTTCCTCGCTGGCATCCTCGTCGGCGGGTTCGTCGCGGGCGAGGTGGGCTTCCTCGCGGCGTTCGTCGTCGCTGGCGGCGCGGAACTCCTGTGTGCGATAGTCGCCCTGCCCGGCCTCGTCGGCATCGAACAGACGCGGCGACAGGCCCCACGGA
- a CDS encoding penicillin acylase family protein, translating to MDRSRRAVLAAVLSGSVGAAFLSPASGYLDRFAPLSGDYWDAAASGSPSTVESPHGSATVRYDDDRVPTVEGESDAALAYAVGYTQATDRRFQMDLFVRRMRGELAAAVGEQGVESDRFHRQMDFTAAAEANWSALSDTETGAALSAFADGVRDATGDGTLAAEFQLLDYEPSEWSPVDTLLVQKQIGWGLTGSFRTLRNAALAEALDAGAAAELYPERLDHDFPILRPSASFGSQGQETPTEAQKTAMRDETEESRAVDLAFARWASAFESPDGVGSNSWVVSGEYTDTGDPLLANDPHLSLLAPPLWYRQHLRAPELAVGGVAFPGVPFVVIGENDAGAWGFTNAGADSIDFYRYDADGETYRYGDETREFDRRTETIEVSGGPNREVTVRKSVHGPVLERYGQRVGVAWVGLQANRTPAAVRELNYSDGRESAMTALQKFDHPTQNAVYADREGNTQYYMTGLVPRRFTDGEAVAGNRVFDGSAKEGEWAGFEPYGVPDRTAFVPSAEKPQEADPDYVATANQRIVADDQLDHYLAEAYSAPWRGKRIYDLLDERATSDEPIDFEYLRRVQRDVSDERAALFVPTILDARSEMDAPARAAADELVEWDYRMTRDSRAALYFAFFVDAYRSRVFDPAFDAAGLDDRFYPNDWVLLHLPPDSRWFADPPGGGPRTRAETIAVAMADAVEAVDEAGYEVYGDYNRTAIDHPFDQSFLNYPRYPTDGSPATVQNVRQGSGVGSSYRLLARFDGQPSESVIPGGNAGSPFSEHYDNQLRDWADGEYRPQEATTTGDPDVRFAAGGDDA from the coding sequence ATGGACCGCAGTCGCAGGGCCGTTCTCGCGGCCGTCCTCTCGGGTAGCGTGGGCGCGGCCTTTCTCTCGCCAGCATCGGGCTATCTCGACCGCTTTGCCCCGTTGTCGGGCGATTACTGGGACGCCGCCGCGAGTGGTTCGCCGTCGACGGTCGAGAGTCCCCACGGGTCGGCGACGGTGCGCTACGACGACGACCGAGTGCCGACCGTCGAGGGCGAGTCGGATGCCGCCCTCGCCTACGCCGTCGGCTACACGCAGGCGACGGACCGACGCTTCCAGATGGACCTGTTCGTCCGGCGGATGCGCGGCGAACTCGCCGCCGCCGTCGGCGAACAGGGGGTCGAGTCGGACCGCTTTCACCGACAGATGGACTTCACGGCCGCCGCCGAGGCCAACTGGAGTGCACTCTCGGACACCGAGACGGGTGCAGCGCTGTCGGCGTTCGCCGACGGGGTCCGGGATGCGACGGGCGACGGGACGCTCGCCGCGGAGTTCCAACTGCTCGATTACGAACCCAGCGAGTGGTCGCCGGTCGATACCCTGCTCGTCCAGAAGCAAATCGGCTGGGGCTTGACGGGTAGTTTCCGGACGTTGCGGAACGCAGCGCTCGCCGAGGCACTGGACGCCGGCGCGGCGGCCGAACTGTATCCCGAGCGGTTAGACCACGACTTTCCCATACTCCGCCCGTCGGCTTCCTTCGGGTCGCAGGGACAGGAGACACCCACAGAGGCGCAGAAGACGGCGATGAGGGACGAGACCGAGGAGTCGCGCGCGGTCGACCTCGCGTTCGCGCGCTGGGCGTCGGCGTTCGAGTCGCCCGACGGGGTCGGGTCGAACAGTTGGGTCGTCTCCGGTGAGTACACCGACACCGGGGACCCGCTGTTGGCGAACGACCCGCACCTCTCGCTGCTGGCCCCGCCGCTATGGTACAGACAGCATCTGCGCGCACCCGAGTTGGCCGTCGGCGGCGTCGCCTTCCCCGGCGTCCCGTTCGTCGTCATCGGCGAGAACGACGCTGGCGCGTGGGGATTTACGAACGCCGGCGCGGACTCCATCGACTTCTACCGCTACGACGCCGACGGCGAGACGTACCGCTACGGCGACGAGACGCGCGAGTTCGACCGACGGACCGAGACAATCGAAGTCAGCGGCGGGCCGAACCGCGAGGTGACCGTCCGCAAGTCCGTCCACGGCCCGGTCCTCGAACGGTACGGTCAGCGCGTCGGCGTCGCGTGGGTCGGCTTACAGGCGAACCGAACGCCCGCGGCCGTCCGCGAACTGAACTACAGCGACGGCCGCGAGTCCGCGATGACTGCCCTGCAGAAGTTCGACCACCCGACGCAGAACGCCGTCTACGCCGACCGCGAGGGGAACACCCAGTACTACATGACCGGCTTGGTTCCGCGACGGTTCACCGACGGCGAGGCCGTCGCCGGAAACCGCGTCTTCGACGGGAGCGCGAAGGAGGGCGAGTGGGCCGGGTTCGAACCGTACGGCGTCCCCGACCGGACGGCGTTCGTCCCGAGCGCCGAGAAGCCACAGGAAGCCGACCCGGACTACGTCGCTACGGCGAACCAGCGCATCGTCGCCGACGACCAACTGGACCACTACCTCGCCGAGGCATACAGCGCGCCGTGGCGAGGCAAGCGAATCTACGACCTGTTGGACGAGCGCGCGACGAGCGACGAGCCGATAGACTTCGAGTATCTGCGCCGGGTCCAGCGCGACGTGTCCGACGAGCGAGCGGCGCTGTTCGTCCCGACCATCCTCGACGCGCGCTCGGAGATGGACGCGCCGGCCCGCGCGGCCGCCGACGAACTGGTCGAGTGGGACTATCGGATGACTCGCGACTCGCGGGCCGCGCTCTATTTCGCGTTCTTCGTCGACGCCTATCGCTCGCGCGTGTTCGACCCGGCATTCGACGCCGCTGGCCTCGACGACCGCTTCTACCCGAACGACTGGGTGCTGTTGCACCTCCCGCCGGACAGTCGGTGGTTCGCGGACCCGCCGGGCGGTGGTCCGCGGACGCGGGCCGAAACGATTGCCGTGGCGATGGCCGACGCCGTCGAAGCCGTCGACGAGGCGGGCTACGAGGTGTACGGCGACTACAACCGGACCGCTATCGACCACCCGTTCGACCAGTCGTTCCTGAACTATCCGCGCTACCCGACGGACGGGTCACCGGCGACGGTCCAGAACGTCCGCCAAGGCTCCGGCGTCGGGAGCAGTTACCGACTGCTCGCCCGCTTCGACGGCCAGCCCTCGGAATCGGTCATCCCCGGCGGCAACGCCGGGAGTCCGTTCTCGGAACACTACGACAACCAGTTGCGCGACTGGGCCGACGGCGAGTACCGTCCCCAAGAGGCGACGACGACCGGCGACCCAGACGTGCGGTTCGCAGCGGGAGGCGACGATGCGTAG
- a CDS encoding PH domain-containing protein encodes MTAPEWVTLDDGEEIVWQGQPRRRVVFQGVAAGVVAAVVLTALVWVALAGAGVTVGLRLAVTAPLAGLAFAVPTAAVWLWRRTTHYALTARALYHRTGVLSVTVTELPLAKVQNTSYRQGVLGTVFGHGTVTVDTAGSEGAELTLQAMDDPGAIQQRIADRATRLRDEDQSDDIPGATDQWRAVLAEVRAIRAGFE; translated from the coding sequence ATGACCGCTCCCGAGTGGGTCACACTTGACGACGGTGAGGAAATCGTCTGGCAGGGCCAGCCACGGCGACGCGTCGTGTTTCAGGGCGTCGCCGCGGGAGTCGTCGCGGCGGTCGTCCTCACCGCCCTCGTCTGGGTCGCGCTCGCAGGTGCGGGCGTGACCGTCGGTCTTCGGCTGGCGGTCACCGCGCCGCTGGCGGGCCTCGCGTTCGCCGTGCCGACGGCGGCGGTGTGGCTCTGGCGACGGACGACACACTACGCCCTGACCGCGCGGGCGCTCTACCACCGCACCGGCGTCCTCTCGGTGACGGTCACGGAACTGCCGCTGGCGAAGGTGCAGAACACGTCCTACCGGCAGGGCGTCCTCGGGACCGTCTTCGGCCACGGAACCGTCACCGTCGACACCGCCGGGAGCGAGGGGGCCGAACTCACGCTGCAAGCGATGGACGACCCCGGCGCGATTCAACAGCGAATCGCCGACCGGGCGACGCGACTCCGAGACGAAGACCAGAGCGACGACATCCCCGGAGCCACCGACCAGTGGCGGGCCGTGCTTGCCGAAGTCCGGGCGATTCGCGCGGGCTTCGAGTAG
- a CDS encoding PH domain-containing protein: protein MSSEYDWLTLDDDEEIVWAGQPSSQSLYGAYLVGVPMILLLGLGLVVIAAAYLRQQNTDYVITTKGVYKKTGIFSRAVTEIEFEKVQNTSFSVGPVGRYFGYGDVMISTAGGSGVEMILDGVTDPQAVQKQLSRRVKRAQGDADGETDESTKEDVLDEILLELRAIRQSMDNGAAARESVTDADPGERDG from the coding sequence ATGAGTAGCGAGTACGACTGGCTCACGTTGGACGACGACGAGGAAATCGTCTGGGCGGGCCAGCCCTCCAGTCAGTCGCTGTACGGCGCGTATCTGGTCGGCGTTCCGATGATTCTCCTGCTGGGCCTCGGACTGGTCGTCATCGCCGCGGCGTACCTCCGACAGCAGAACACGGACTACGTCATCACGACCAAGGGCGTCTACAAGAAGACCGGCATCTTCAGCCGCGCCGTCACCGAAATCGAGTTCGAGAAGGTCCAGAATACCTCGTTTTCGGTCGGGCCGGTGGGCCGGTACTTCGGCTACGGCGACGTGATGATTAGCACCGCCGGTGGCTCCGGCGTCGAGATGATTCTCGACGGCGTCACGGACCCGCAGGCAGTCCAGAAGCAACTGTCCCGTCGCGTCAAGCGCGCGCAGGGCGACGCCGACGGCGAGACGGACGAGTCGACGAAAGAGGACGTGCTCGACGAGATTCTACTCGAACTGCGAGCCATCAGACAGTCGATGGACAACGGGGCGGCGGCCCGCGAATCCGTCACTGACGCCGACCCCGGCGAGCGAGACGGATGA
- a CDS encoding phosphoadenosine phosphosulfate reductase family protein — translation MSDFPDYLDVDYTDGEGEAPEEYPTANHKIEKAIEVTKTGLEQYENPVVMWTGGKDSTLTLYFVKEVAERFDLEVPPVVFIDHYQHFDELIEFVEHWADEWDLDVIWARNEDVGNYVDEHGLEPGDDIPIDALSEHNQHHVRNILEYEEDTFPFLLDTYVGNHLLKTVALNDTIEEHDVDGIISGIRWDEQESRADETFFSPRHDPDIYPPHDRIQTILQFAEADVWETFWNFVVPDTVEGYPEEGYVPQGQDDLPEGIEKEDVPVSPKYFAGFRSLGSEISTDKSAEEPAWLQDMENTTERAGRAQDKEDLMERLRDLGYM, via the coding sequence ATGTCCGACTTCCCCGACTACCTCGACGTCGACTACACCGACGGCGAAGGCGAAGCACCCGAGGAGTACCCGACGGCCAACCACAAAATCGAGAAGGCCATCGAGGTCACGAAGACCGGCCTCGAACAGTACGAGAACCCCGTCGTCATGTGGACCGGCGGCAAGGACTCGACGCTGACGCTGTACTTCGTCAAGGAAGTCGCCGAGCGCTTCGACCTGGAAGTCCCGCCGGTCGTCTTCATCGACCACTACCAGCACTTCGACGAACTCATCGAGTTCGTCGAGCACTGGGCCGACGAGTGGGACCTGGACGTCATCTGGGCGCGCAACGAGGACGTGGGTAACTACGTCGACGAACACGGCCTCGAACCGGGCGACGACATCCCCATCGACGCCCTCTCCGAACACAACCAGCACCACGTCCGCAACATCCTCGAATACGAGGAGGATACCTTCCCCTTCCTGCTGGACACCTACGTCGGCAACCACCTCCTGAAAACCGTCGCGCTCAACGACACCATCGAGGAGCACGATGTCGACGGCATCATCTCGGGTATCCGCTGGGACGAACAGGAGTCCCGCGCCGACGAGACGTTCTTCTCGCCGCGTCACGACCCCGACATCTACCCGCCCCACGACCGTATCCAGACCATCCTCCAGTTCGCCGAGGCCGACGTGTGGGAGACCTTCTGGAACTTCGTCGTGCCGGACACCGTCGAGGGCTACCCCGAAGAGGGCTACGTCCCGCAGGGACAGGACGACCTCCCCGAGGGCATCGAGAAGGAGGACGTGCCCGTCTCGCCGAAGTACTTCGCCGGGTTCCGCTCGCTCGGAAGCGAAATCTCGACCGACAAGTCCGCCGAGGAACCGGCGTGGCTACAGGACATGGAGAACACGACCGAGCGCGCAGGCCGCGCCCAGGACAAGGAGGACCTGATGGAGCGCCTGCGCGACCTCGGCTACATGTAG
- a CDS encoding stage II sporulation protein M — MSARSTAAGVFRRWIALYVPVAALVLGASALAGFALGSAVPLESFPTAPASESDAFFPMELTTTAIAANNLVAMLVMLLGAVSVGIVTVFGLVLNGLVIGAVVGLAVQQVDPLVVAALLVPHGIIEIPALLVVAAIGLRFGRLTVRYLRGLEDELLTERDLREAGWLVAIAAVMILVAAYIEATVTLEIAERVAGRELVGR, encoded by the coding sequence ATGTCCGCCCGCAGTACGGCGGCCGGGGTGTTCCGCCGCTGGATTGCCCTCTACGTCCCCGTCGCAGCACTCGTCCTCGGTGCGAGTGCGCTCGCCGGGTTCGCTTTGGGGAGCGCCGTCCCGCTGGAGTCGTTCCCGACAGCGCCCGCGAGCGAGTCGGACGCCTTCTTTCCGATGGAACTGACCACCACCGCTATCGCCGCTAACAACCTCGTTGCGATGCTCGTCATGCTGTTAGGTGCCGTCTCGGTGGGTATCGTCACCGTCTTCGGCCTCGTGTTGAACGGCCTCGTCATCGGCGCCGTCGTCGGCCTCGCGGTCCAACAAGTCGACCCGCTGGTGGTCGCGGCCCTCCTCGTCCCGCACGGCATTATCGAGATTCCGGCGTTGCTCGTCGTCGCCGCCATCGGTCTCCGCTTCGGTCGTCTCACCGTTCGCTATCTTCGGGGCCTCGAAGACGAACTGCTCACCGAACGGGACCTGCGCGAAGCGGGATGGCTGGTCGCCATCGCCGCGGTGATGATTCTGGTCGCCGCGTATATCGAGGCGACGGTCACGCTCGAAATCGCCGAGCGCGTCGCTGGTCGGGAACTGGTTGGTCGATAG
- a CDS encoding DUF7110 family protein yields MTSRVYRLHSTLELPLEDAYDFFEDPDLPPEIADVEITRRNNTLIVSAVAKDDSMSKYTPTAQLKASVTENRVYEEDPDEMGPPGAASTGSSGGGPQWGALEEEEEEIESELVEYACFKGDRETVLQNTALQYAMFEVLCEVAKVAEKGTLTAIASVDEQLEAVRIVDGEERPASINVVEDPTDEDEEDGVNWRDNEFIS; encoded by the coding sequence CTTTTTCGAAGACCCCGACCTTCCACCGGAAATCGCTGACGTAGAAATTACCCGTCGCAACAACACGCTCATCGTGAGTGCCGTCGCGAAAGACGACAGCATGAGCAAGTACACGCCGACGGCCCAACTGAAAGCCAGCGTCACCGAGAACCGCGTCTACGAGGAAGACCCCGACGAGATGGGGCCGCCCGGCGCGGCGAGCACTGGGTCCTCTGGCGGCGGTCCGCAGTGGGGCGCACTCGAAGAGGAAGAGGAGGAAATCGAGTCGGAACTCGTCGAGTACGCCTGCTTCAAGGGCGACCGCGAGACGGTCCTCCAGAACACCGCGCTCCAGTACGCGATGTTCGAGGTCCTCTGTGAGGTCGCGAAAGTCGCCGAGAAGGGGACACTGACCGCTATCGCGTCCGTCGACGAGCAACTCGAAGCCGTCCGCATCGTCGACGGCGAGGAGCGACCCGCCTCCATCAACGTCGTCGAAGACCCCACCGACGAGGACGAGGAAGACGGCGTCAACTGGCGGGACAACGAGTTCATCAGCTAA